GACGCGAGGTGATCTCTCGCACGCAGGCGCATCCCCGCTGGACGTCGCCCGCCCCGCTTTTACTCATTCACTTCGTGAGGGCTGGGCCTCCAGTCTGACGTTGTAGATTGCTCGCAGCGCATCGCACAGATCGCCGCCCCAGTCGCCGGGTGCGCCGAACGCGTCGTGGACCGCCTTCAATACGGGACGTGCGTAAACGATCGAGACATTCTCAGGCTCGAACACGAATCGTTGCAGTAGCTGCGATACTCCGCATGAACGCATCAGTGCGCTGGTGAGCAGGCATCGGGCATCGCGGAGATTGTCATCCTCGACGTCGCGATCGATCAGGGCGCCAACGGCTCGATCGAGTTTCACGAGAGCGGTCTGGAACTGCTGCATCTGATCGTTCACGCGGTTGCTCCTGTCAAAACTCCATGTTCGGCCAGCAGGCTGTCAGGCACTTCGAAGAGCTGCTGGAATCCGCGGTACGGAATCGCGGGATGGATGCGGCGCACGTTGTCGAGCACCCAGCCGAAGCGGCCTGGGCCGAAGTCGCCCATGTTCCTCTCGCACCAGTCGAAGCACCGCGTACGCTCAATCCCGACCGCGTGGCGCGGCACATCCAGATCGACGGAAGAATCGAAGTAATACGTCGGCCAGCAATCGACGAGATCAGCGATGGCCACGATTGCACCAAACGGCAGCCAGTCCTTGAAGTGATCGTTGAGCGCAACGAGCGGAAGCATCGCGCCACGCCAAATGTTCTGTTGTTCGAGTTCTCGCAGTTCGCCGACGCGACAGCGCTTCGCGGCGTGGATGAGAAGCGGGCCGCGGTATGACGTGGCCCAACATCGCGTCTCGATGCGCTTCGATCCGATCGCGATCGCCGATGCCCAGGGTTGCCAAAGGCTGAGGCACTTCACGACGTGCCTCCCGACTTACATCGACACCAGACATGATCGAAGCGCGGCCAGTCCGCGGTCATGCACAACCCGCAGATTTCCGGGCCATCCATCGGGAACAGGCTGCGGGACAGCGCATCCGCGTAGTAGCCGATGCCGCAGCGCTCGCAGATCACGTGCACAACAGACTCTGACCTCAGCGTCTCCGTGGCTGGTGTGCTCACGCTTTGCCTCGCTTCGCGTCCAGGAGTTTGTTGATGCGGCGGCGCACGATGGTCGCTCGCGTCTTGTGACCGCGGGCCTGGCATGCGCCCCAGAGGCGCTGGAGAAACTCGATGTCGTCCATATTGTCGATGTGCGACCGGCAGTCATCGACGCTCGTATTGAGCAGCCCATGCAAGGCACGTTCGTCCTGTTCGTTTCGCTTCATCCCGCGCCTCCGATCTTCGCTTCGATGCGCTGGCACGCACGGCAGAATCCACGAGGCGAAATGCCGCCGGCAACCATCGCCTTGCTGCAGCCGTCATATGAGCCGATGATCGGGCGCGAGAAGTAAGCGCTGCATTCGGTGCGAATGGCCCGCGCCGGGCGGAACAGGTGCGCCCGGCTGCCATCGGTCCACCGCCAGACCAGCGATTCGCCCTGCGAGTTGATCACGCCGCAC
The Phycisphaerales bacterium DNA segment above includes these coding regions:
- a CDS encoding ASCH domain-containing protein gives rise to the protein MKCLSLWQPWASAIAIGSKRIETRCWATSYRGPLLIHAAKRCRVGELRELEQQNIWRGAMLPLVALNDHFKDWLPFGAIVAIADLVDCWPTYYFDSSVDLDVPRHAVGIERTRCFDWCERNMGDFGPGRFGWVLDNVRRIHPAIPYRGFQQLFEVPDSLLAEHGVLTGATA